The following coding sequences are from one Planifilum fulgidum window:
- a CDS encoding FAD-dependent oxidoreductase, with protein MRKIVIVGGVAGGATAAARLRRLSEGYRIVLFERGEYISFANCGLPYYIGGVIRDRNRLLLQTASGMSKRFRIDLRPMTEVTAIHRDRKAVTAKDLRTGEEYEETYDVLILSPGARPILPPIEGMDRAKSVFTLRTIPDADRIKAYVEEEKSATAAIIGGGFIGLEMAENLVERGVKVSLVEMADQVLPPLDYEMASIVHDYMRKRGIRLHLGDGAKALDRGGRRLILRSGKTLEADMIILAVGVEPESELAREAGLELGVRGAIRVNRRLQTSDPDIYAIGDAVEVKDYIHGFPTHVPLAWPANRQGRLVADIIHGFDVQYAGTLGTAVVKFLGLTAATTGNNEKTLRRLGIPHEAVHVFPPSHASYYPNAAPLALKLIFDPKTGRIFGAQAVGEEGVDKRIDVIATAIKGGLTVRDLPDLELAYAPPYSSAKDPVNIAGYVASNILDRLVETLQWHELDDHLASGGILLDVRTPEEAARGGIGGAVHIPLDELRQRLAELPKDKTICVMCGVGLRAYLACRILTENGFRAINLDGGHRLYFYAKGGQS; from the coding sequence ATGCGAAAGATCGTGATTGTCGGAGGAGTGGCGGGCGGAGCGACGGCTGCCGCCCGCCTGCGCCGGTTGAGCGAAGGGTATCGGATCGTCCTGTTTGAAAGAGGGGAGTACATTTCCTTTGCGAATTGCGGCCTGCCCTATTACATCGGCGGCGTCATCCGGGACCGGAATCGGCTTTTGCTTCAAACCGCCTCCGGGATGTCGAAGCGCTTTCGGATCGACCTTCGCCCGATGACCGAAGTGACGGCCATTCATCGGGACCGGAAGGCGGTGACGGCCAAAGATCTCCGCACGGGGGAGGAATACGAGGAAACCTACGATGTGCTGATCTTGTCCCCCGGCGCCCGGCCGATCCTGCCGCCGATCGAGGGCATGGATCGGGCGAAGTCCGTGTTTACGCTTCGGACCATTCCCGATGCGGACCGCATCAAAGCCTATGTCGAGGAAGAAAAGTCGGCAACCGCCGCGATCATCGGCGGCGGTTTCATCGGCCTCGAGATGGCGGAGAATCTGGTCGAACGGGGCGTGAAGGTGTCGCTGGTGGAGATGGCGGATCAGGTGCTGCCGCCCCTGGACTATGAGATGGCGTCCATCGTTCATGACTATATGAGAAAGCGCGGCATCCGCCTGCACCTGGGGGACGGGGCGAAGGCTTTGGATCGGGGAGGCCGGCGTCTGATTCTGAGGAGCGGGAAGACCCTTGAAGCCGACATGATCATCCTGGCGGTCGGGGTGGAGCCGGAAAGCGAACTGGCCAGGGAAGCCGGCCTCGAACTGGGCGTCCGCGGCGCCATCCGGGTGAATCGGCGCCTGCAGACCTCCGATCCCGACATCTATGCGATCGGGGATGCCGTCGAAGTGAAGGACTACATCCACGGCTTTCCGACCCACGTCCCCCTCGCCTGGCCGGCGAACAGGCAGGGACGTCTGGTGGCCGACATCATTCACGGCTTTGACGTGCAATACGCGGGAACCCTCGGCACCGCCGTGGTGAAGTTTTTGGGCCTGACCGCCGCGACGACGGGCAACAACGAGAAAACGCTGAGACGGCTCGGAATTCCCCATGAAGCGGTCCACGTCTTTCCGCCGAGCCACGCTTCTTACTATCCGAACGCGGCGCCGCTGGCGCTGAAACTGATATTTGATCCGAAAACGGGCAGGATCTTCGGCGCCCAGGCCGTCGGCGAAGAAGGGGTCGACAAACGGATTGACGTGATCGCAACGGCGATCAAGGGAGGTCTCACGGTCCGGGACCTGCCCGACTTGGAACTGGCCTATGCACCGCCCTATTCCTCCGCGAAGGATCCGGTCAATATCGCCGGTTATGTGGCGTCAAACATCCTCGATCGTCTGGTGGAGACCCTTCAGTGGCACGAGCTGGATGACCATCTCGCTTCCGGAGGCATTCTTCTCGATGTGCGGACGCCGGAAGAGGCGGCAAGGGGAGGAATCGGCGGGGCCGTTCACATCCCGCTGGATGAACTGCGGCAGCGTTTGGCGGAGCTTCCGAAGGACAAAACGATTTGCGTGATGTGCGGGGTGGGCCTGCGGGCTTATTTGGCGTGCCGGATCCTCACGGAAAACGGTTTTCGGGCGATAAACCTGGATGGGGGTCATCGGCTGTATTTCTATGCCAAGGGCGGGCAGTCTTGA
- a CDS encoding NAD(P)/FAD-dependent oxidoreductase has protein sequence MGKRIVVLGGGTAGTMVANRLARRLMDLIRSGELEILLITRSGRHVYQPGLLSVVFSEAFPEQIVREEKSLVHRDVTLVFDEIRRIRPDQSCVQSRTTEYPYDYLVIATGSRPDFDGVPGLKESARHFYNLEGALRLRDALASMKKGRILVVVEHPHKGPGAPVEFVLMLDDYLRRRGLREGIQLTYAFSDGRIHFLEPVADWALSQFERRGIAHQPFFRLEKVDPFKQRAFTSDGEEHPFDVLIAVPAHRGAPVVMQSGIGDDRGFIPTDRHTLKMEGDDRVYVIGDAANLPIPKGGSAYYQSEIVAQNLVSRLKGLPETSVYDGKGTFFLGSSLREAGFIAYDYGSFPKFAFGSEVLRWIKDMQGPAYWLKVRAIL, from the coding sequence ATGGGCAAGCGGATTGTTGTTCTCGGCGGGGGGACGGCCGGCACCATGGTGGCCAACCGGCTCGCGCGGCGGCTGATGGATTTGATCCGGTCCGGGGAGCTGGAAATTTTGTTGATCACCCGTTCCGGGCGGCATGTGTACCAGCCGGGGCTCTTGTCCGTCGTGTTCAGTGAGGCGTTCCCGGAACAGATTGTCCGGGAGGAAAAGAGCCTGGTTCATCGGGACGTGACGCTCGTGTTTGACGAGATCCGGCGGATCCGGCCCGACCAAAGCTGCGTGCAGTCCCGGACGACGGAGTATCCATATGATTACCTGGTTATCGCCACGGGTTCCCGGCCGGATTTTGACGGCGTTCCCGGGCTGAAGGAAAGCGCCCGCCATTTTTACAACCTGGAAGGGGCCCTGCGGTTGAGGGATGCGCTGGCTTCCATGAAAAAGGGGCGGATTCTCGTCGTGGTGGAACATCCCCACAAGGGGCCGGGGGCTCCGGTGGAATTCGTCTTGATGCTGGACGACTATCTCCGAAGGCGGGGGCTCCGGGAAGGGATTCAGCTGACCTACGCCTTTTCCGACGGCCGCATCCACTTCCTGGAACCGGTGGCCGACTGGGCCTTGTCCCAATTCGAAAGGCGCGGCATCGCCCACCAGCCCTTTTTCCGGCTGGAAAAGGTGGATCCTTTTAAGCAAAGGGCCTTCACTTCGGATGGGGAAGAGCATCCCTTCGATGTGCTGATTGCCGTTCCCGCCCATCGGGGCGCTCCCGTCGTCATGCAGTCCGGGATCGGTGACGACCGGGGATTTATTCCCACCGACCGCCACACCTTGAAAATGGAGGGCGACGATCGGGTGTACGTCATCGGGGATGCGGCCAATTTGCCGATTCCGAAAGGCGGTTCGGCCTATTACCAGAGCGAGATCGTGGCCCAGAACCTGGTCAGCCGGTTGAAGGGTTTGCCGGAAACCTCCGTCTACGACGGAAAAGGGACGTTCTTTTTGGGAAGCAGCCTTCGGGAAGCCGGTTTTATCGCCTACGATTACGGCTCCTTTCCGAAATTCGCCTTTGGCTCCGAAGTGTTGCGGTGGATCAAGGACATGCAGGGGCCGGCGTACTGGCTGAAGGTCCGCGCGATCCTGTGA
- a CDS encoding DUF1641 domain-containing protein, producing the protein MEDITRISGREGDREEDALRSMTAEMAGRLAEKGGVALELLDDILQPETQALLRRLSGASDSLCRLLDLVQRLEESGVLKTLAEMAELLDRIKWAWTGSMAAAAAERAGKAIEAADDLVQKGYPELVDGVLTAVESAREELRDTGGSPSLFRLLKTMRDPEVREGIYFLLSFAKALSKGLKGG; encoded by the coding sequence ATGGAAGACATCACTCGGATAAGCGGGCGGGAGGGGGACCGGGAGGAGGACGCCCTTCGGTCGATGACCGCGGAGATGGCCGGACGGTTGGCCGAAAAGGGGGGCGTTGCCCTGGAATTGCTCGATGACATCCTGCAGCCCGAAACCCAGGCCCTTCTGCGCCGGCTGTCCGGGGCGAGCGACAGCCTGTGCCGCCTTCTGGACTTGGTGCAGCGGCTGGAAGAAAGCGGGGTGCTGAAAACACTGGCCGAAATGGCGGAGCTTTTGGACCGGATCAAATGGGCCTGGACCGGTTCGATGGCCGCGGCCGCGGCGGAGAGGGCGGGAAAGGCGATCGAAGCGGCAGACGACCTGGTGCAGAAGGGTTATCCGGAGCTTGTGGACGGAGTTTTGACGGCCGTTGAGTCGGCGCGTGAAGAGCTGCGGGATACCGGCGGTTCCCCCTCCCTGTTTCGGCTCCTGAAGACGATGCGGGATCCGGAGGTTCGGGAAGGGATCTATTTCCTGCTCTCCTTTGCCAAGGCTTTGTCCAAAGGATTGAAGGGCGGCTGA
- a CDS encoding beta-ketoacyl-ACP synthase III: MERSVQIVSTGKYLPEKIVSSEELDEKLGVPRGWSYEHSLVKTRRYVAEETASEMGALAAEEALKKAGLSIGDIDCIVSVSGTMEQAIPCNAALIHRRLTGGSRPIPAFDINSTCLGFITGLDLISHAIQAGQYRRVLLVASEIASVGLNPDHKKSCVLFSDGAAAAVVQKTDSESPSRILASDMETYSRGAEYIQIRGGGTKHHPRTNPPPEYFLFEMNGSAVYRLVARHLPSFVERLLYRAGVGMEDVDLVIPHQASGLAMELMRKKLAIPKEKFLSILADHGNTIAASLPMALHEALQQGRLHRGSLVMMLGTSAGASLGGVVFVY, from the coding sequence ATGGAGAGATCCGTACAGATTGTGAGCACCGGCAAATATTTGCCGGAGAAGATCGTATCCTCGGAGGAGTTGGATGAGAAACTGGGGGTGCCGCGGGGTTGGAGCTATGAGCACTCCCTGGTGAAGACCCGGCGGTACGTGGCGGAGGAAACGGCGTCGGAGATGGGAGCCTTGGCGGCGGAGGAGGCGCTGAAGAAGGCAGGGCTTTCGATTGGGGACATAGACTGCATCGTATCGGTCAGCGGGACGATGGAGCAGGCGATCCCCTGCAACGCCGCCCTGATTCACCGGCGGCTGACGGGGGGGAGCCGACCGATTCCCGCCTTTGACATCAACTCCACCTGTCTCGGTTTCATCACGGGGCTGGATCTCATTTCCCACGCGATCCAGGCGGGACAGTACCGCCGCGTTCTTCTCGTGGCCAGCGAAATTGCCTCCGTCGGACTGAACCCTGATCACAAGAAAAGCTGTGTCCTGTTCAGCGACGGAGCGGCGGCGGCGGTCGTGCAGAAGACCGATTCCGAAAGCCCTTCCCGGATCCTGGCGTCGGATATGGAAACCTACAGCCGGGGAGCCGAGTATATTCAGATCCGGGGCGGAGGCACCAAGCACCATCCCCGCACCAACCCGCCGCCGGAGTATTTTTTGTTCGAGATGAACGGATCGGCGGTGTACCGCCTGGTCGCCCGCCATCTGCCCTCCTTTGTGGAACGGCTGCTTTACCGGGCGGGCGTCGGGATGGAGGACGTCGATCTGGTGATTCCCCACCAAGCCAGCGGGCTCGCGATGGAACTTATGCGGAAAAAGCTGGCCATCCCGAAGGAGAAGTTTCTGTCCATCCTGGCGGACCACGGCAACACCATCGCGGCTTCCCTCCCGATGGCCCTGCATGAAGCCCTTCAACAGGGTCGCCTGCACCGGGGCTCCCTCGTGATGATGCTGGGGACATCGGCGGGCGCCTCCCTCGGAGGTGTCGTGTTTGTCTACTGA
- a CDS encoding ATP-grasp domain-containing protein produces the protein MSTEPTVLLTGGRAPVALHLARLFREAGFRVLSAESMKYPLLSFSNAVDRCFSLPGPAVDEAGFVEGLASLIREHAVDWLIPTCEETFYVAKYRRELGSFCRVLADDLDTLARLHHKGVFIEELNRAGELVPKTAVVCDLSDWRRAVEEIPFPAVLKPAYSRFATQVHFLEEPAAEPPVSLDRPWVLQERIPGPQFSTYAVAQRGRLTAYSCYRRVFRVGTGSSITFRHEPEPLLYRWTERLVKRYRYTGQIAFDFIRSDEDGKYYPLECNPRATSGIHLFTDASLVEAMTGNPPACAFPDLGVKAMLGIPVLLYGWRQEKPRKWLKTLATHRDVIFDRRDLLPSLGQGISLLYLFMTALRRRIPLLKLTTWDIEWEGEEDGKGTDHRRNGISRTSPGPAPEAVGAGGDRFRPE, from the coding sequence TTGTCTACTGAACCCACGGTTCTTTTGACTGGCGGACGGGCGCCGGTGGCGCTCCACCTGGCGCGGCTGTTCAGGGAAGCCGGGTTTCGGGTGCTTTCGGCGGAGAGCATGAAATATCCGTTGCTCTCCTTTTCCAACGCCGTGGATCGCTGTTTTTCCCTGCCGGGTCCCGCCGTCGATGAGGCCGGCTTTGTGGAGGGGCTTGCGTCCCTGATCCGGGAGCACGCCGTGGACTGGCTGATTCCCACCTGCGAGGAGACCTTCTATGTCGCCAAATACCGCCGGGAACTGGGATCTTTTTGCCGGGTGCTTGCGGACGACCTGGACACCCTGGCGCGGCTTCACCACAAGGGGGTTTTTATCGAGGAGCTGAATCGGGCGGGGGAGCTCGTTCCGAAAACCGCGGTGGTTTGCGACCTTTCGGATTGGCGGCGCGCCGTGGAGGAGATTCCCTTTCCCGCCGTGCTTAAGCCGGCTTATTCCCGGTTTGCGACGCAGGTGCACTTTTTGGAGGAGCCGGCGGCGGAGCCGCCCGTCTCCCTCGATCGGCCCTGGGTGCTTCAGGAGCGGATTCCGGGACCCCAGTTTTCCACCTACGCGGTGGCGCAACGGGGCCGGTTGACGGCGTACAGCTGTTACCGGAGGGTTTTCAGAGTGGGGACCGGTTCGTCGATCACGTTTCGTCACGAACCGGAACCGCTTTTGTACCGATGGACGGAACGACTGGTGAAGCGGTACCGCTACACCGGACAGATCGCCTTTGATTTCATTCGATCGGACGAGGATGGGAAGTATTATCCCCTGGAATGCAATCCCCGCGCCACCAGCGGGATTCACCTGTTTACGGACGCATCTTTGGTGGAGGCGATGACGGGAAATCCCCCCGCTTGTGCGTTTCCCGATCTCGGCGTGAAAGCGATGCTGGGAATTCCGGTGCTGTTGTACGGGTGGAGGCAGGAAAAGCCCCGCAAGTGGCTCAAAACCCTCGCCACACACCGGGATGTGATCTTTGACCGGAGGGATCTGCTGCCTTCCCTGGGACAGGGGATTTCCCTGCTTTATCTGTTCATGACAGCCCTTCGGCGGCGGATCCCGCTGCTTAAGCTGACCACCTGGGATATCGAATGGGAAGGAGAAGAGGATGGCAAGGGCACTGATCACCGGAGGAACGGGATTTCTCGGACAAGCCCTGGCCCGGCGCCTGAGGCGGTCGGGGCGGGAGGTGACCGTTTTCGGCCGGAATGA
- a CDS encoding NAD-dependent epimerase/dehydratase family protein: MARALITGGTGFLGQALARRLRRSGREVTVFGRNEAVGAELEREGIRFVRGRLQDLESVMAACAGQEVVFHCGALSSPWGRYRDFYESNVIGTKHVIEACFKHRVRRLIHVSTPSLLFRYNEGLDVSEEAPLPKRFANHYAKTKFLAEQLADRAFRDGLPVITIRPRALFGPGDTTIIPRLIEANRRRFIPLMNEGKVWVDLTYVENAVDALLLCETAPESCLGRKYHITNGEPVLLIDVLRRLFEKLGLPLRIKPVSYRTAFYAAWAMEGIARCLPWMKEPPFTRYTVSVLGKSQTLNIDRARRELGYSPRISVSEGVDRYVEWYRNQGGM, translated from the coding sequence ATGGCAAGGGCACTGATCACCGGAGGAACGGGATTTCTCGGACAAGCCCTGGCCCGGCGCCTGAGGCGGTCGGGGCGGGAGGTGACCGTTTTCGGCCGGAATGAGGCCGTCGGTGCGGAGCTGGAACGGGAGGGGATCCGTTTTGTGCGGGGCAGGCTGCAGGACCTGGAGTCGGTGATGGCGGCCTGCGCGGGGCAGGAAGTGGTGTTTCACTGCGGCGCCCTCTCCTCTCCCTGGGGACGCTACCGGGATTTTTACGAGAGCAATGTGATCGGGACGAAACATGTGATCGAGGCGTGCTTCAAACACCGCGTGCGCCGCCTGATCCACGTGTCCACCCCGTCTCTCCTCTTCCGCTACAATGAAGGGCTGGACGTGTCGGAGGAGGCCCCGTTGCCGAAGCGGTTCGCCAACCATTACGCCAAGACCAAGTTCCTGGCGGAACAGCTGGCGGACCGGGCATTCCGGGACGGGCTGCCCGTGATCACCATACGCCCCCGCGCCCTGTTCGGTCCGGGGGACACCACCATCATTCCCCGCTTGATCGAGGCCAACCGGCGGCGGTTCATTCCCCTGATGAACGAGGGGAAGGTGTGGGTGGACCTGACATACGTCGAAAACGCCGTCGACGCTCTGCTCCTCTGCGAGACGGCGCCGGAATCCTGTCTGGGGCGGAAATATCACATCACCAACGGGGAGCCGGTGCTGCTGATCGATGTGTTGCGCCGGTTGTTTGAAAAGCTGGGCCTGCCCCTGCGCATCAAGCCGGTCTCCTATCGCACGGCCTTTTATGCGGCCTGGGCGATGGAGGGGATCGCCCGATGCCTCCCCTGGATGAAGGAGCCGCCCTTCACCCGCTATACCGTCAGCGTCCTGGGGAAAAGTCAGACCCTCAACATCGACCGGGCGCGCCGGGAACTGGGATACTCACCCCGCATCAGCGTCTCCGAAGGAGTGGATCGGTATGTCGAGTGGTACCGAAATCAAGGTGGAATGTAA
- a CDS encoding MBL fold metallo-hydrolase has product MFRTGYCRQLEKMARRDAPLRPASFYSLAALIRHPEEGLILFDTGYSAHFFRETSRLPYLLYRWAVPVVFRKEEALAEQLKALGISPGEIRHIFLSHFHGDHIGGVRDFPEASILCSREAYDHIREMRGLRAVRNGFVPGLLPPDFDKRVQFIEDKERFPFRERYGVFDPVFDCFGDGSLLAVRLSGHAPGQYGLFFVDEERGPTLLCADATWSLEALRRQVEPHPLTFAVMGGRREFRRSFLQLTEFHRLNPSVRIFPSHCPEAAALAEGVKG; this is encoded by the coding sequence TTGTTTCGCACAGGATACTGCCGGCAACTCGAAAAGATGGCCCGGCGGGACGCCCCGCTGCGCCCGGCGTCTTTTTATTCGCTGGCCGCGCTGATCCGGCATCCCGAAGAGGGGCTCATCCTGTTTGACACCGGCTATTCCGCCCATTTTTTCAGGGAGACCTCCCGCCTTCCCTATCTGCTTTACCGCTGGGCCGTTCCGGTGGTATTCCGGAAGGAGGAGGCGCTGGCGGAGCAACTGAAGGCCCTGGGGATTTCCCCGGGAGAGATTCGGCACATCTTCCTGTCCCATTTCCACGGGGACCACATCGGGGGCGTCCGCGACTTTCCCGAAGCGTCGATTCTCTGTTCCCGGGAAGCCTATGACCACATCCGGGAGATGCGGGGGTTGCGGGCGGTGCGGAACGGTTTCGTGCCCGGATTGCTCCCACCGGACTTTGACAAGCGGGTTCAGTTTATTGAGGACAAGGAGCGCTTCCCCTTCCGGGAACGCTACGGCGTGTTCGATCCGGTGTTCGACTGCTTCGGGGACGGTTCGCTCCTCGCCGTCCGCCTGTCGGGGCACGCGCCGGGGCAGTACGGCCTCTTCTTCGTCGATGAGGAACGGGGCCCCACCCTGCTGTGCGCCGATGCCACCTGGTCGCTGGAGGCGCTCCGCCGGCAAGTGGAGCCCCATCCCCTCACCTTCGCCGTGATGGGAGGGCGGCGGGAGTTTCGCCGCAGTTTTCTTCAGCTGACGGAGTTTCACCGGTTGAACCCGTCGGTGCGCATTTTTCCCTCCCATTGCCCCGAAGCGGCGGCGTTGGCGGAGGGGGTGAAAGGATGA
- a CDS encoding F390 synthetase-related protein, translating into MNLFRMGLAYIQARRAMAIRSRRKLEERQLRLLRRHFRFVLEHSPFYRRRFREAMKGWESPELTWERLGTLPLMDKETMMSHFDELNTAGIRKEEAFRVAWRAEETRDFTPQIGGVTVGLSSGTTHNRGLFLVSKEERERWAGNVLAKLLPRGVTGRESVAFFLRANSNLYTTVSQRWLTFAYYDLMEDLSAHVERLNRQKPTILVAPPAVLTFLSEEKERGRLDIAPVKVISVADVLDDRDRQKIEGQFGKPVHQIYQCTEGFLAATCSHGTLHLNEDIVHIEREWIDRESGRFVPIVTDFCRKTQPIIRYRLNDILVLADKPCPCGSAMTAIERVEGRCDDMFYLKDEGSGRYRPVFPDFIRRAMWQAGDEIRHYQVVQEGPDRIAVAFEERRGTDRKRLEAAIRSSFAQLFRRLGVEEAAIRFAPYRHPPADRKLRRVKRDWSP; encoded by the coding sequence ATGAACCTGTTCCGCATGGGGCTGGCTTACATCCAGGCCCGGCGGGCGATGGCGATCCGTTCCCGCCGGAAGCTGGAAGAGCGCCAGCTGCGCCTGCTCAGACGCCACTTCCGGTTTGTCCTGGAGCATTCGCCCTTTTACCGCCGCCGCTTTCGGGAGGCGATGAAGGGATGGGAGAGCCCGGAACTGACTTGGGAGCGGCTCGGGACGCTGCCCTTGATGGACAAGGAGACGATGATGTCCCATTTCGATGAGCTGAACACCGCCGGCATCCGGAAGGAGGAGGCGTTTCGCGTCGCGTGGCGGGCGGAGGAGACGCGGGATTTCACGCCCCAGATCGGCGGCGTGACGGTCGGCCTCTCCTCGGGCACGACCCACAACCGCGGATTGTTTCTGGTCAGCAAGGAGGAGCGGGAGAGGTGGGCCGGCAACGTGCTCGCCAAGCTGTTGCCCCGGGGTGTCACGGGCCGGGAGAGCGTGGCCTTTTTCCTGCGGGCCAACAGCAATCTGTACACCACCGTTTCGCAGCGGTGGCTCACCTTCGCCTACTATGACCTGATGGAGGACCTTTCCGCCCATGTGGAGCGGCTGAACCGGCAAAAGCCCACCATTTTGGTGGCGCCTCCCGCCGTGTTGACCTTTTTGAGCGAGGAAAAGGAGCGGGGGCGGCTGGACATCGCGCCGGTGAAGGTGATCTCCGTCGCCGACGTCCTGGATGACCGGGACCGGCAAAAGATCGAAGGGCAGTTCGGGAAGCCGGTTCACCAGATCTACCAGTGCACGGAGGGGTTTTTGGCCGCCACGTGTTCCCACGGGACCCTCCACCTCAACGAGGATATCGTCCACATCGAGCGGGAGTGGATCGACCGGGAAAGCGGCCGGTTCGTCCCGATCGTGACGGACTTTTGCCGTAAGACCCAGCCCATCATCCGCTACCGGCTGAATGACATCCTGGTGCTGGCCGACAAGCCGTGTCCCTGCGGCTCGGCGATGACCGCCATCGAACGGGTGGAGGGGCGCTGCGACGATATGTTTTATCTGAAGGATGAAGGCAGCGGGCGATACCGCCCGGTCTTCCCCGATTTCATCCGGCGTGCGATGTGGCAGGCGGGGGATGAGATCCGTCACTATCAGGTGGTGCAAGAAGGGCCGGATCGGATCGCCGTCGCCTTTGAGGAGCGGAGGGGAACGGACCGCAAGCGGTTGGAGGCGGCGATCCGTTCCTCCTTTGCCCAGCTGTTTCGGCGGCTTGGGGTCGAGGAGGCGGCGATCCGTTTTGCGCCGTACCGGCACCCGCCGGCGGACAGAAAGCTGCGGCGGGTGAAGAGGGACTGGTCGCCGTGA
- a CDS encoding GNAT family N-acetyltransferase has translation MRIQRFGRDHPELQQLRHQHQWKMETAYALPLIREGSSAYVRNVETEVQLLQAGRHLLPITVNYAEYSNSYVCSPYSTYVRYAQEELYLLQSRLLKKNLGTVIGGIGPLLKKAGIDQNVHVNNWLLSTNLYEPIEGEVLRELTRRLTEEFPGHALIFRSLNRVTNADMMEKLRRLGYILVPSRQVYFFDGRSPDYLRKKNNKWDRKLLENAPYDLVEHEAIQPEDYPRIKELYDLLYIKKYSPINPQFTTAYIENAHRQKLIRMRGLRDGEGVLQGVVGCFVRGGVMTVPIVGYNTALPQRTGLYRMLMSMVLQEAAERSMLLHLSSGAAHFKRLRGGKPAIEYSAVYVRHLPAGRRIVWELLSFLLNRVGVPIMRRYRL, from the coding sequence ATGCGGATTCAGCGATTCGGTCGAGATCATCCGGAACTGCAACAGTTGCGGCATCAACATCAGTGGAAGATGGAAACCGCCTATGCATTGCCGCTCATCCGGGAAGGCTCCTCCGCCTACGTCCGCAATGTGGAGACCGAGGTGCAACTTTTGCAGGCGGGCAGGCATCTTCTGCCGATCACCGTCAATTACGCGGAGTACTCAAATTCCTACGTGTGTTCGCCCTACTCCACCTATGTCCGCTATGCGCAGGAGGAGCTGTATCTGCTTCAGTCCCGCCTCCTTAAAAAAAACCTCGGCACCGTGATCGGGGGAATCGGCCCCCTGCTGAAAAAGGCCGGAATCGACCAAAACGTCCACGTGAACAATTGGCTTTTGTCCACCAATTTGTACGAACCGATCGAAGGGGAAGTGCTTCGGGAACTGACCCGCCGCCTGACCGAGGAGTTTCCCGGTCACGCCCTGATTTTCCGCTCCTTGAACCGTGTGACCAATGCGGACATGATGGAGAAACTGCGCCGTCTGGGCTACATCCTGGTGCCCAGCCGGCAGGTGTATTTTTTTGACGGCCGGTCGCCCGATTATCTGCGGAAGAAGAACAATAAATGGGACCGCAAGCTGTTGGAAAACGCCCCCTATGACCTCGTCGAACATGAGGCGATTCAGCCGGAGGATTACCCCAGGATCAAGGAGTTGTACGATCTGCTTTACATCAAGAAGTATTCGCCCATCAATCCGCAGTTTACGACGGCGTACATCGAGAACGCCCACCGGCAAAAGCTGATCCGCATGCGGGGCCTTCGGGACGGCGAGGGGGTTTTGCAGGGGGTTGTCGGCTGTTTTGTCAGGGGAGGCGTCATGACGGTGCCCATCGTCGGTTACAATACGGCGCTTCCGCAGCGGACCGGCCTGTACCGGATGCTGATGTCCATGGTGTTGCAGGAGGCGGCGGAGCGGAGCATGCTGCTTCATCTGAGCTCCGGAGCCGCCCACTTCAAACGTCTCCGCGGCGGGAAGCCCGCCATCGAGTACAGCGCCGTCTATGTCCGGCATCTGCCGGCCGGGAGAAGGATTGTCTGGGAGCTTTTGAGCTTCCTGCTGAACCGGGTGGGGGTTCCGATCATGAGGAGGTACCGGTTATGA